Proteins encoded within one genomic window of Arachis ipaensis cultivar K30076 chromosome B08, Araip1.1, whole genome shotgun sequence:
- the LOC107611188 gene encoding protein MAIN-LIKE 1-like produces MTCDHPVPPNRYDERVEEHLRSTGFYHVSQIGVVQCQKALVNALVERWHPDTHTFHLSVGECAVSLEEVAMIFGLPTEGLPVTGMALSSFEALEAECTILFGDKSGASVHWKYLPLLSDFASIRQYSWGSACLAHLYRSLCRASRFDCKEIDGPLTLLLCWAWMRLPYLAPVPREPRSFSLANRWRNWERGDRVYRYHKLAHFWKALDELQEGQFLWVAYSGDRVDPDIIPAKIYMHSLIWSATVPLWTNRYNHVLTDETMMPQQPLDTYMYWYRSKYGDHLNLSDLAVQ; encoded by the exons ATGACATGTGATCACCCTGTCCCTCCAAATCGGTACGATGAGAGAGTGGAGGAGCATCTAAGATCAACTGGGTTTTACCATGTTAGTCAGATTGGAgtagttcaatgccagaaagcaCTGGTAAATGCTTTAGTGGAAAGGTGGCACCCGGACACACATACCTTCCACCTTTCAGTTGGTGAATGTGCCGTGTCACTGGAAGAAGTGGCTATGATCTTTGGTCTTCCAACCGAAGGCCTTCCAGTGACTGGCATGGCTTTGAGTAGTTTTGAGGCATTAGAGGCGGAGT GTACGATCTTGTTTGGAGACAAGTCTGGGGCATCTGTCCACTGGAAGTATCTGCCTCTGCTGAGTGATTTTGCTAGTATTAGACAGTATAGCTGGGGATCAGCCTGCCTAGCACACCTGTACAGGAGTTTATGCAGGGCCTCACGTTTTGATTGTAAGGAAATCGATGGTCCACTGACACTTCTACTGTGTTGGGCATGGATGCGCCTACCATATCTAGCACCGGTTCCAAGGGAACCTCGCAGTTTTTCGCTTGCCAACAG GTGGCGAAACTGGGAGCGTGGAGATCGAGTCTATAGATATCATAAGCTTGCTCATTTTTGGAAGGCCTTGGATGAACTCCAGGAAGGCCAG TTTTTGTGGGTTGCATATTCTGGTGATCGTGTTGATCCGGACATAATTCCTGCTAAGATCTACATGCACTCATTGATTTGGAGTGCAACGGTGCCACTG TGGACAAACAGGTATAATCATGTTCTTACTGATGAAACCATGATGCCGCAGCAGCCATTAGATACTTATATGTATTGGTACCGTTCGAAGTATGGTGATCACTTGAACTTGTCGGATCTTGCAGTCCAATAG